A DNA window from Bradyrhizobium sp. CCBAU 53421 contains the following coding sequences:
- a CDS encoding D-amino acid dehydrogenase, with translation MKVLVLGSGVIGVTSAYYLARAGHEVTVIDRQPKPALETSFANAGEVSPGYSSPWAGPGVPVKAVKWLLMKHGPLVIRPKLDPVMWLWLLKMLRNCTTARYAVNKSRMIPIAEYSRDCLQALRSEIGIRYDERARGTLQLFRYQSQLDGTGDDIAVLKQYGVPFEVLDREGCIAAEPALAGVKQKFAGGLRLPHDETGDCHMFTQALALEAEKLGVRFNFSVGIDGLNADATRITGVATSAGLMTADAYVLALGSYSPHLVRPLGISLPVYPVKGYSITVPIKDASGAPESTVMDESYKVAITRLGDRIRVGGTAEISGYSTKLYAARRATLDHSLTDLFPRGGDLPKATFWCGLRPMTPDGPPVIGATRFANLHLNTGHGTLGWTMACGSGRVLADMLSGKKPEIETKELSITRYDHRFG, from the coding sequence GTGAAGGTCCTTGTTCTCGGCAGTGGCGTGATCGGCGTCACTTCGGCCTATTACCTTGCGCGCGCCGGCCACGAGGTGACGGTGATCGATCGTCAGCCGAAACCGGCGCTCGAAACCTCCTTTGCCAATGCCGGTGAAGTGTCGCCCGGCTATTCATCGCCGTGGGCCGGGCCCGGCGTGCCGGTCAAGGCGGTGAAGTGGCTGTTGATGAAGCACGGCCCGCTGGTGATCCGCCCCAAGCTCGATCCCGTGATGTGGCTCTGGCTCTTGAAGATGCTGCGCAACTGCACCACGGCGCGCTACGCGGTGAACAAGAGCCGGATGATCCCGATCGCGGAATATAGCCGCGACTGCCTGCAGGCGCTGCGCAGCGAGATCGGCATCCGCTATGACGAGCGCGCACGCGGCACGTTGCAGCTGTTCCGTTATCAATCGCAGCTCGATGGCACCGGCGACGACATCGCGGTGCTGAAGCAATATGGCGTGCCGTTCGAGGTGCTGGATCGCGAGGGCTGCATCGCCGCCGAGCCCGCGCTCGCCGGCGTGAAGCAGAAATTCGCCGGCGGCCTGCGGCTGCCGCATGACGAGACCGGCGACTGCCACATGTTCACGCAGGCGTTAGCGCTAGAAGCCGAGAAGCTCGGCGTGCGCTTCAATTTCAGCGTCGGCATCGATGGATTGAACGCAGACGCCACCCGGATCACCGGCGTTGCGACCAGCGCCGGCCTGATGACCGCCGACGCCTACGTGCTCGCGCTCGGCAGCTACTCGCCGCACCTGGTGCGGCCGCTCGGCATCTCGCTGCCGGTCTATCCCGTGAAGGGCTATTCGATCACGGTGCCGATCAAGGATGCCTCCGGCGCGCCGGAATCCACCGTGATGGACGAGAGCTACAAGGTCGCGATCACCCGGCTCGGCGATCGCATCCGGGTTGGCGGTACTGCCGAGATCTCGGGCTATTCGACCAAGCTCTACGCCGCGCGGCGCGCGACGCTGGACCATTCGCTGACCGATCTGTTTCCGCGCGGCGGCGATCTTCCGAAGGCCACCTTCTGGTGCGGCCTGCGCCCGATGACGCCGGACGGCCCGCCGGTGATCGGCGCGACGCGCTTTGCCAATCTGCATCTCAACACCGGCCACGGCACGCTCGGCTGGACCATGGCCTGCGGCTCCGGCCGGGTGCTGGCCGACATGCTCTCCGGCAAGAAGCCCGAGATCGAGACCAAGGAGCTGTCGATCACCCGCTACGATCACAGGTTCGGTTAA
- a CDS encoding cupin domain-containing protein — MSVDIGGRLRFIRARHKLSQRELAKRSGVTNSTISLIESNQMNPSVGALKRILDGIPMGLAEFFAIEPERPRKAFYRADELTEIGKKPISYLQIGDSLFGRALQILKERYEPGSDTGRVPLVHEGEEGGIVVSGRLEVTVDDERRVLNAGDAYYFESRRPHRFRCIGAKPCEVISACTPPTF; from the coding sequence ATGAGCGTCGACATCGGCGGTCGGCTCCGATTCATCCGCGCGCGGCACAAGCTGTCGCAGCGCGAGCTCGCCAAGCGCTCCGGCGTGACCAACTCGACGATTTCGCTGATCGAATCCAACCAGATGAACCCGTCGGTCGGCGCGCTGAAGCGCATCCTCGACGGCATCCCGATGGGGCTTGCGGAGTTCTTCGCGATTGAGCCGGAGCGGCCGCGCAAGGCGTTCTACCGCGCCGACGAGCTGACCGAGATCGGCAAGAAGCCGATCTCCTACCTCCAGATCGGCGACAGCCTGTTCGGACGGGCGTTGCAGATCCTGAAAGAGCGCTACGAGCCCGGCAGCGACACCGGCCGGGTGCCGCTGGTGCATGAGGGCGAGGAAGGCGGCATCGTGGTCTCGGGCCGGCTCGAGGTTACCGTCGACGACGAGCGGCGGGTGCTCAACGCGGGCGACGCCTATTACTTCGAAAGCCGCCGCCCGCACCGCTTCCGCTGCATCGGCGCCAAGCCGTGCGAGGTGATTTCGGCCTGCACGCCGCCGACATTTTGA
- a CDS encoding lysozyme inhibitor LprI family protein, which yields MPCFPRLAAAVAAISILACAPSLAMDDFLRASSSAPTAISLCGDGGDNRIKAADCKKAGYDKLVAQIDKAFDAALARMPSNVKPLLKRDQTWFNEMIIDAAEVLADTDEDELKANFAAALRRRAAALDGIASGRPGLSGNWVNAFGSITLTPTEGGAYRLAADLRGDYGGDRRRSCKLTADLKPSGTGWLAGPVVIEAETPPDKPKTDTAATPAKPPSIKLRRQGETLRIVGSIDDEEWDGLNDCSSMWQVTGSYFAAGKDAASDKADTAFVAPTFDCTRPETATDEEICADPDLADNDQRLNRAWRALQPRLDEATRRALIDDQRNWVKSQTEEYPEFLHPAWNKQSSQVHFTVDARDHVNGLQRERLALLDGFDDKRSGLAGVWLAYNAIIKVTAEKDGTLKAVGWKWDQGDWKAGCDYEMTGKMVGGAFRSDEQRKNPDTLERDHAMLIVNRRDDAFAKKRTGKDGTEDSADEAKCKRRLDNSSTARLFPARPSPDINNFKGSIR from the coding sequence ATGCCTTGCTTCCCACGGCTTGCCGCCGCCGTCGCGGCCATCTCGATCCTTGCCTGCGCGCCGTCGCTTGCGATGGACGATTTCCTGCGCGCATCGAGCAGCGCGCCGACCGCGATCAGCCTGTGCGGCGATGGCGGCGATAACCGGATCAAGGCCGCCGACTGCAAGAAGGCCGGCTATGACAAGCTCGTGGCGCAGATCGACAAGGCGTTCGACGCCGCGCTTGCCAGGATGCCGTCCAACGTCAAGCCGCTGCTGAAGCGCGACCAGACCTGGTTCAACGAGATGATCATCGACGCCGCCGAGGTGCTCGCCGACACCGATGAAGACGAGCTGAAAGCCAATTTTGCTGCGGCCTTGCGCCGCCGCGCGGCCGCACTTGACGGAATCGCATCCGGCCGCCCGGGCCTGTCAGGCAACTGGGTCAATGCCTTCGGCAGTATCACGCTGACGCCGACCGAGGGAGGCGCCTATCGGCTCGCCGCCGATCTGCGCGGCGACTATGGCGGCGACCGCAGGCGAAGCTGCAAGCTGACCGCCGATCTGAAGCCGTCCGGGACCGGCTGGCTCGCCGGCCCCGTGGTGATCGAGGCGGAGACGCCGCCCGACAAGCCCAAGACCGACACGGCCGCCACTCCCGCCAAGCCGCCGTCAATCAAGCTCCGCCGCCAGGGCGAGACCTTGCGGATCGTCGGCAGTATCGACGATGAGGAATGGGACGGGCTCAACGACTGTTCGTCGATGTGGCAAGTCACCGGCAGCTATTTCGCCGCCGGCAAGGACGCGGCATCCGACAAGGCCGACACCGCCTTCGTCGCGCCGACCTTCGACTGCACCAGGCCCGAGACCGCGACCGACGAGGAAATCTGCGCCGATCCTGATCTCGCCGACAACGACCAGCGACTGAACCGCGCCTGGAGGGCGTTGCAGCCGCGGCTCGACGAGGCGACGCGGCGCGCCTTGATCGACGACCAGCGCAACTGGGTGAAGAGCCAGACCGAAGAGTATCCGGAATTCCTGCACCCGGCGTGGAACAAGCAAAGCTCGCAGGTCCACTTCACCGTCGACGCGCGCGATCACGTCAACGGCCTGCAGCGCGAGCGCCTGGCGCTGCTCGACGGCTTTGACGACAAACGCAGCGGGCTTGCCGGCGTCTGGCTCGCCTACAATGCCATCATCAAGGTCACCGCGGAGAAAGACGGCACGCTGAAGGCTGTCGGGTGGAAGTGGGACCAGGGCGACTGGAAGGCCGGCTGCGACTACGAGATGACGGGCAAGATGGTCGGCGGCGCGTTCCGCTCCGACGAGCAGCGCAAGAACCCGGATACGCTCGAGCGCGACCATGCGATGCTGATCGTCAACCGGCGGGACGATGCCTTTGCCAAGAAGCGCACCGGCAAGGACGGCACCGAAGACAGCGCCGACGAGGCGAAATGCAAGCGCCGGCTCGACAACTCCTCGACCGCGCGGCTGTTTCCCGCCCGTCCCTCGCCCGACATCAACAATTTCAAGGGCTCGATCAGATAG
- a CDS encoding dienelactone hydrolase has translation MAVAISAPILRGDRSGGSSTPTISGLVPITRTGSGAGRARVDKNMHEHCGARDASSSSVEFDDKGWPAWPGREDLSAEFIKLLAAAQEGGSTVSECWLTLSKVNLASESSWSEQWIKTAELNEARAELSLLNDNLVTARRNWLRATTYFHAAVRPPGYANDLLNRAVDGMRRCATSFLKSRVPAGQVLSIPWTEDLSLQAYYLPSAVRDDGPVVVCIGEPGSYKEELITKYAGHANERGFSLLAVDLLGTQTVLSPERLDGHKFEVAMSRVLDFLSEKPGVDSTRIAIVADACSSSLVARAAASDARFAAAVCDAGIWDLHERSFFHRQAGDDTQICWIEEANAISRSIECPLLVTAGEAGWLLPGALTKFGDQLSSIHRDARLVLFRRAETAAMQGHIDNPTLANEVIFDWLEDRLRLRKGLS, from the coding sequence TTGGCGGTTGCGATTTCGGCGCCAATTTTGCGCGGCGACCGAAGCGGCGGCTCGTCGACACCAACAATAAGCGGACTCGTACCGATCACGCGTACCGGCAGCGGAGCCGGGCGCGCACGAGTTGACAAAAACATGCATGAGCACTGTGGGGCGCGTGATGCCTCGTCAAGCAGCGTCGAGTTCGATGACAAGGGCTGGCCTGCCTGGCCGGGTCGAGAGGATCTGTCGGCCGAGTTCATCAAGCTTCTGGCCGCCGCGCAGGAAGGCGGCTCGACGGTCTCCGAATGCTGGCTGACCTTGAGCAAAGTCAACCTCGCTTCGGAGAGCTCATGGTCCGAACAGTGGATCAAGACCGCGGAACTGAACGAGGCGAGAGCCGAGCTTTCGTTGCTGAACGACAATCTGGTCACCGCGCGTCGCAACTGGCTTCGGGCCACCACCTACTTCCACGCCGCGGTAAGGCCTCCCGGATATGCCAACGATTTGCTGAACCGTGCCGTCGACGGCATGCGGCGATGCGCAACCAGCTTCTTGAAGAGCCGGGTTCCGGCCGGCCAGGTGCTCTCGATTCCCTGGACCGAAGACCTGTCCCTTCAAGCCTACTATCTGCCGTCGGCCGTTCGCGACGATGGACCGGTCGTCGTGTGCATTGGCGAGCCGGGTTCCTACAAGGAAGAGCTGATCACCAAATACGCAGGTCATGCCAACGAGCGCGGGTTCTCGCTTCTCGCCGTGGATCTGCTCGGCACTCAGACGGTGCTGTCGCCGGAACGGCTCGACGGCCACAAGTTCGAAGTCGCCATGAGCCGCGTCCTCGACTTTCTTTCGGAGAAACCCGGTGTCGACAGCACGCGGATCGCCATCGTGGCGGACGCCTGCAGTTCCTCGCTGGTCGCCCGGGCGGCGGCAAGTGACGCCCGGTTCGCCGCAGCGGTTTGCGATGCCGGAATTTGGGATTTGCACGAGAGAAGCTTCTTCCATCGGCAAGCAGGCGACGACACGCAGATTTGCTGGATTGAGGAAGCCAACGCGATTTCGCGAAGCATCGAATGTCCGTTGCTGGTCACTGCCGGCGAAGCCGGCTGGCTTCTGCCAGGTGCCTTGACCAAATTCGGCGACCAGTTGAGCAGCATTCATCGTGACGCCCGGCTGGTCCTGTTCCGGCGTGCCGAAACCGCGGCCATGCAGGGGCATATCGACAACCCGACCTTGGCCAATGAAGTCATCTTCGACTGGCTCGAGGACAGGCTCCGCTTAAGAAAGGGCCTGTCCTGA
- a CDS encoding aspartate aminotransferase family protein, producing the protein MTVHQIPNTIKTDSFWMPFTANRQFKKAPRLFSSAKGMYYTSVDGRQVIDGSAGLWCVNAGHGRPQIAAAVERQLSTLDFAPSFNMGHPLAFDFAERLAEIAPKGLDRIFFTNSGSESVDTALKIALAYHRAAGQPTRTRLIGRERGYHGVGFGGMSVGGMVANRRQFATHLPGVDHIRHTHDLARNAFAKDQPDHGAELADDVERMVALHGADTIAAVIVEPVPGSTAVLPAPKGYLQRLRELCTKHGILLIFDEVITGFGRLGTPFAANFYGVTPDMMTTAKGITNGTVPCGAVFASRQVHDGLMVGPDNAMELFHGYTYSAHPVACAAGLATLDIYKDEGLLTRGASLSDYWRDGLHSLKGLPNVVDIRNQGLMGAVELAPRDGVVGVRGYDVMVDCFNRGLYFRMSGDSLALSPPLIVEKSHIDDIVSILGDAIKRVA; encoded by the coding sequence GTGACCGTTCATCAGATTCCGAACACCATCAAAACCGATTCGTTCTGGATGCCCTTCACGGCCAACCGGCAGTTCAAGAAGGCGCCGCGGCTGTTCTCCTCCGCCAAGGGCATGTACTACACCTCGGTCGACGGCCGGCAGGTGATCGACGGCTCCGCCGGTCTCTGGTGCGTCAACGCCGGCCACGGCCGCCCGCAGATCGCGGCCGCGGTCGAGCGCCAGCTCTCCACACTGGACTTCGCGCCGTCCTTCAACATGGGCCACCCGCTGGCGTTCGATTTCGCCGAGCGCCTCGCCGAGATCGCCCCGAAGGGGCTCGATCGGATATTCTTCACCAATTCGGGCTCTGAGTCGGTCGACACCGCGCTGAAGATCGCACTGGCCTATCACCGCGCCGCAGGCCAGCCGACCCGCACCCGCCTGATCGGCCGCGAGCGCGGCTATCACGGCGTCGGCTTCGGCGGCATGTCGGTCGGCGGCATGGTCGCCAACCGCCGCCAGTTCGCGACCCATCTGCCGGGCGTCGACCACATCCGCCATACCCATGATCTCGCCCGCAACGCCTTCGCCAAGGACCAGCCGGATCACGGCGCCGAGCTCGCCGACGACGTCGAGCGGATGGTGGCGCTGCACGGCGCGGACACCATCGCGGCGGTGATCGTCGAGCCGGTGCCCGGTTCGACCGCGGTGCTGCCGGCGCCGAAGGGCTATCTGCAGCGGCTGCGCGAGCTCTGCACCAAGCACGGCATCCTCTTGATCTTCGACGAGGTCATCACCGGCTTCGGCCGCCTCGGCACCCCGTTCGCCGCCAACTTCTACGGCGTGACGCCGGACATGATGACGACCGCCAAGGGCATCACCAACGGCACCGTGCCGTGCGGCGCGGTGTTCGCCAGCCGCCAGGTCCATGACGGGCTGATGGTCGGCCCTGATAACGCCATGGAGCTGTTCCACGGCTACACCTATTCGGCGCATCCGGTGGCCTGCGCGGCCGGCCTTGCCACGCTCGACATCTACAAGGACGAGGGTCTGTTGACCCGCGGCGCCTCGCTCTCCGACTACTGGCGCGATGGCCTGCATTCGCTGAAGGGGCTGCCCAACGTCGTCGACATCCGCAACCAGGGCCTGATGGGCGCGGTCGAGCTCGCGCCGCGTGACGGCGTCGTCGGCGTACGCGGCTACGACGTCATGGTCGATTGCTTCAATCGCGGTCTCTACTTCCGCATGAGCGGCGACTCGCTCGCGCTGTCGCCGCCTTTGATCGTCGAGAAGTCGCACATCGACGACATCGTCTCGATCCTCGGCGACGCCATCAAGCGGGTGGCCTGA
- a CDS encoding DUF4864 domain-containing protein: protein MRIIVLILAILLGALAPAAADDVATAQGVIRAQEQAFGRDDAAAAYSYAAPAIQQIFPQADIFMSMVQNQYAPVYRHRSFEFGAAQSDGDRIAQRVQIVDANGEAWEALYTLERQADGSLKITGCSLLRAGQAV from the coding sequence ATGCGCATCATCGTGCTGATCCTCGCTATTCTGCTGGGCGCGCTCGCGCCTGCAGCAGCCGATGACGTCGCCACCGCGCAAGGCGTGATCCGCGCCCAGGAGCAGGCATTCGGCCGCGACGACGCCGCGGCGGCCTACTCCTATGCCGCGCCCGCGATCCAGCAGATCTTTCCGCAGGCCGATATCTTCATGTCGATGGTGCAGAACCAATACGCGCCGGTCTATCGCCACAGGAGCTTCGAGTTCGGCGCGGCGCAGAGCGACGGCGACCGGATCGCGCAGCGCGTTCAGATCGTCGACGCCAATGGCGAGGCGTGGGAGGCGCTCTATACGCTGGAGCGGCAGGCCGACGGCAGCTTGAAGATCACGGGCTGCTCGTTGCTGAGGGCCGGCCAGGCCGTGTGA
- a CDS encoding MarR family winged helix-turn-helix transcriptional regulator, with protein sequence MTERKSTDKVQDAAERLAWEIVSTSIRLDELRSIWAKMIGITGPQWMIMTVLANAEDRNVGLPVGAVSRALRVDQSFVVTQSKLLEKKNLLRRKNSSEDARVVNLSLTEHAKKQMANLSAQRKELNAFVYADLDLRELQQLTGKMDSIKNRLEKAIARISVDL encoded by the coding sequence ATGACCGAGCGCAAATCGACCGACAAAGTGCAGGACGCGGCTGAACGATTGGCTTGGGAGATCGTGTCGACCAGCATCCGCCTCGACGAGTTGCGCAGCATCTGGGCCAAGATGATCGGAATCACCGGGCCGCAATGGATGATCATGACGGTGCTGGCGAATGCCGAGGACCGCAATGTCGGCCTGCCGGTCGGCGCGGTTTCGCGGGCGCTGCGCGTCGATCAGTCGTTTGTGGTGACGCAGTCGAAACTGCTCGAGAAGAAGAACCTGCTGCGCCGCAAAAACTCGAGCGAGGATGCCCGGGTCGTGAACCTGTCGCTGACCGAGCACGCCAAGAAGCAGATGGCGAACCTGTCCGCGCAGCGCAAGGAGTTGAACGCGTTCGTCTATGCCGACCTCGACCTGCGCGAGCTGCAGCAACTGACCGGCAAGATGGACTCGATCAAGAACCGCCTGGAAAAGGCGATCGCGCGCATCTCGGTCGACCTTTAG
- a CDS encoding helix-turn-helix domain-containing protein, with protein MRIAEPLQDPCAGATPGDCRHGRATNGCEDCKVRLFSVCAALEPSELEELDRISHAKQVSAKTTLFEQSAQAGSVFNVTDGVVRLYKSLPDGRRQIVGFALPGDFLGLALQDRYGVTAEAVNEVAVCRFARSAFLAYVDGKPHLLRRLHEFAGHELSLAQDQMLLLGRRTAEEKIAAFLLNMQTRYARIGSMSVTVPLPMSRQDIADYLGLTIETVSRTLTRLAREKVVLIVPDGVRLLDLERLRLSGAS; from the coding sequence ATGCGCATTGCTGAACCATTGCAGGATCCGTGTGCCGGCGCGACGCCAGGTGACTGCCGGCACGGCCGCGCCACCAATGGCTGCGAAGACTGCAAGGTCAGGCTGTTCAGCGTCTGCGCCGCGCTGGAGCCGTCCGAGCTCGAGGAGCTCGACCGGATCAGCCACGCCAAGCAAGTCTCGGCAAAAACGACGCTGTTCGAGCAGAGTGCGCAGGCGGGAAGCGTGTTCAATGTCACCGACGGGGTCGTGCGACTCTACAAGTCCTTGCCCGACGGCCGCCGCCAGATCGTGGGTTTCGCGCTGCCGGGCGACTTCCTCGGGCTGGCGCTGCAGGATCGCTACGGCGTCACCGCCGAAGCGGTCAACGAGGTCGCGGTCTGCCGTTTCGCGCGATCGGCGTTTCTCGCCTATGTCGACGGCAAGCCGCATCTGCTGCGCCGCCTGCATGAATTCGCGGGGCACGAGCTGAGCCTGGCGCAGGACCAGATGCTGCTGCTCGGGCGGCGAACTGCCGAGGAAAAGATCGCCGCGTTCCTGCTCAACATGCAGACGCGATACGCCCGGATCGGAAGCATGTCCGTCACCGTGCCGTTGCCGATGAGCCGGCAGGACATCGCGGACTATCTCGGTCTGACCATCGAGACGGTGAGCCGCACCCTGACCCGCCTTGCGCGCGAGAAGGTGGTGTTGATCGTGCCCGATGGCGTGCGGCTGCTCGACCTCGAACGGCTCAGGCTGAGCGGCGCGAGCTGA
- a CDS encoding porin has translation MKIVKGLLLGSAAALAASSGAMAADLPVKAKAVEYVKVCSLYGPGFYFIPGTDTCIKLGGYLRVDVLANTNSDHTGNYAGAGGAQNRFTNGYTWRSREDLNVDTRTATEYGVVRTFFDATFSWTSDSYGAGAAAGSTVYSPIGTSAAPNNASAGGVAAGTVGVYYAFIQFAGFTMGKAVSQFSAPWANYPGNNFDGLVGGGGTITGVNQFTYTAQFGNGVSLSLSAQDQSAYYQAGVQNLGVQGTGALGPYGASDYAGTIAPDLVASLRVDQAWGLFQASFAAHDNHAAYYGATELTGHPDDKWGWAGQLALSIKNIPTGPGDTINLQGVYTNGATRYNIQDLSGAGAFTYFGNSSVPGAYQSIGFGIAPDSVFVSGGSQQLITTYGVRGAYVHNWNPYWNTSVYGAWAQVNYNSTAKGYICGPGGTGVGGSFGVLIGATSNLTSCNPDYSVAQIGTQTQWTPVKNLTFSADFTYTHLDQNYAGTITYPGSAAIGKPAAVYSLSNQDTYMLLLRAQRNW, from the coding sequence ATGAAGATAGTTAAGGGCCTTTTGTTGGGCTCGGCGGCCGCTCTCGCCGCGAGCAGTGGAGCCATGGCGGCCGACCTTCCGGTCAAGGCCAAGGCAGTCGAATACGTGAAGGTCTGCTCGCTCTATGGTCCGGGCTTCTACTTTATTCCCGGTACCGACACCTGCATCAAGCTGGGCGGCTACCTGCGCGTCGACGTTCTGGCCAACACCAATTCGGATCACACCGGCAACTACGCCGGCGCCGGCGGCGCGCAGAACCGCTTCACCAACGGCTACACCTGGCGCTCGCGTGAAGACCTCAACGTCGACACCCGCACCGCGACCGAATACGGCGTGGTCCGTACCTTCTTCGATGCGACCTTCAGCTGGACCTCGGACAGCTATGGCGCGGGCGCGGCAGCAGGCTCTACGGTCTACTCGCCGATCGGAACGTCTGCCGCCCCGAACAACGCAAGTGCGGGCGGTGTCGCCGCCGGCACGGTCGGCGTCTATTACGCCTTCATCCAGTTCGCCGGCTTCACCATGGGTAAGGCGGTGTCGCAGTTCTCGGCGCCGTGGGCCAACTATCCGGGCAACAACTTCGACGGTCTCGTCGGCGGCGGCGGCACGATCACCGGCGTGAACCAGTTCACCTACACCGCGCAGTTCGGCAACGGCGTGTCGCTGTCCCTGTCGGCCCAGGATCAGTCGGCCTACTATCAGGCCGGCGTGCAGAATCTCGGTGTGCAGGGTACCGGCGCGCTCGGTCCCTACGGCGCGAGCGACTATGCCGGCACGATCGCTCCGGATCTGGTCGCTTCTCTCCGCGTCGACCAGGCCTGGGGTCTGTTCCAGGCGTCGTTCGCGGCGCATGACAACCACGCGGCCTACTATGGCGCTACCGAGTTGACCGGTCATCCGGACGACAAGTGGGGCTGGGCCGGCCAGTTGGCCCTGTCGATCAAGAACATCCCGACCGGACCTGGCGACACCATCAACTTGCAGGGCGTCTACACCAACGGTGCGACGCGCTACAACATCCAGGATCTCTCGGGTGCCGGTGCGTTCACCTACTTCGGCAACTCCAGCGTTCCCGGCGCCTATCAGAGCATCGGCTTCGGCATCGCGCCGGACAGCGTGTTCGTCAGCGGCGGCTCGCAGCAGCTCATCACGACGTACGGCGTGCGCGGTGCGTACGTCCACAACTGGAATCCCTATTGGAACACCAGCGTCTATGGTGCGTGGGCCCAGGTCAACTACAACAGCACCGCCAAAGGCTACATCTGCGGCCCGGGCGGAACTGGCGTGGGCGGATCGTTCGGCGTCCTGATCGGTGCCACCTCGAATCTGACCTCGTGCAACCCCGACTACAGCGTCGCTCAGATCGGTACGCAGACCCAGTGGACCCCGGTGAAGAACCTGACCTTCTCGGCTGACTTCACCTACACCCATCTGGATCAGAACTACGCGGGCACCATCACCTACCCGGGTAGCGCTGCGATCGGCAAGCCGGCCGCCGTGTACTCTCTCAGCAATCAGGATACCTACATGCTGCTGCTGCGCGCGCAGCGCAACTGGTAA